In Nostocoides sp. HKS02, the DNA window CTCCTGGCCGTGGTCGGTGGGTCCACAGGGGCCGGCAAGTCGACGCTGGTGAACTCGATCGTCGATGCCGAGGTGAGCCCGTCGGGTGTCCTGCGCCCCACCACCACGACTCCCGTCCTCGTGCACAACCCGCAGGACCGGGACTGGTTCCTCGGCGACCGCATCCTCCCGAGCCTGTCCCGCGTGACGGGCGCGCGCAGCAGCGAAGACGGCGTCCTGTCCTTGCGGCTCGTCGAGTCGCGCTCACTGCCGCCCGGCATGGCACTGCTCGACGCCCCCGACATCGACTCGGTGGTGAGCGCGAACCGCGCCCTCGCCAGCCAGCTCCTCGCAGCTGCCGACCTGTGGCTCTTCGTCACCACCGCGGCGCGGTATGCCGACGCCGTCCCGTGGGACCTCCTGCGCCAGGCGTCCGAGCACGGCACGGCGCTCGCGATCGTGCTCGACCGCGTGCCCCCCGAGGCCATGACCGACATCCGCAGCCACCTCGCCGGCATGCTCCGTGAGCAGGGGCTGTCCACCGCTCCCATCTTCGGCATCCCCGAGGCGAGGCTCACCCCGGCCGGTCGCGTGCCGGACTCCGACATCGCCCGGCTCAGGTCCTGGCTGACTGCGCTCGCCAGTGACGCCCGGGCTCGCGGCGTCATCGTCCGCCAGACCCTCGAGGGCGCCCTCGCCTCTCTCGATGCGCGCGCCGCGTCGCTCGTCGCGGCGAGCAGGGCCCAGGTGGCCGCCGTCGAGTCCCTCCACGCAGTGCCCTCCGAGGCCTACGCCGAGGCGATGCGCCAGGTGGAGCACGGCGTGACCGACGGCACCCTGCTGCGCGGCGAGGTGCTCGCACGCTGGCAGGAGTACGTCGGCACCGGCGAGTTCTTCAGGCAGGTCGAGTCCACGATCTCGAGGGTGCGCGACCGCCTCACCGCGGCCATCAAGGGCACCGTCCCGCCCGCCGGAGACCTCGGTGAGGCCCTGCAGTCCGGCGTGGCTGCCTTGGTCTCGGCCCAGGCTCACGGTGCGTCAGCCTCCGTCGTGCGGTCCTGGCGTCAGCTCCCGGGCGCTGACCCGGTCCTCGCCGCCCACCCCGGACTCGCGAAGCCGGCTCCGGACCTCGAGTCCAAGATCGAGCGCCTCGTCCGGGACTGGCAGGGCGAGCTCCTCGAGCTCGTGCGCAACGAGGGCCGGGACCGCCGCACCACCGCGCGCATCGCGGCATACGGGCTCAACGGGATCGGGGTGATCCTCATGCTCGTGGTCTTCGCCCACACCGGCGGTCTCGTCGGTGCCGAGGTGGGAATCGCCGGGGGCACCGCGGTGCTCGCGCAGAAGGTGCTCGAGGCGATCTTCGGTGACCAGGCGGTCCGCGAGATGGCCGCGAAGGCGCGCCGGCGGCTCCTCGAGCACGTGCACGAGCTGTTCGCCGCCGAGCAGGCCCGGTACGACGGGGTTCTGGCCCCACTGGACGTCAAGGCAGCCCAGGCACAGCGTCTGGCAGAGTCCGCAGCAGCGGTGAAGGCGGTTCGATGAGCCCGTTGAAGATGGGCGGCGCCCAAGTCAAGGCGCTCAGCGCCGAGGAGCTCAAGCTGCGCTCGCGGTCGCTGAGCGACGCCCTGGTCGCGGGCGGCGCGCAGCTTGACCGGGTCCGGGTGGCCGCCGCTCACGAGGTTGTCACCAAGGTCTCCGAGCGGACGGCCAAGGCCGGGGACCACACCGTCGTGGCGCTCGCCGGCGCCACGGGTTCGGGCAAGTCGAGCCTGTTCAACGCCCTCGTCGGTGCGCCCGTCGCGCTCGTCGGCGCGCGTCGGCCCACCACGTCCCGGCCGGTGGCGGCGGTCTGGGGCGAGCAGGACGCCACCGAGCTGCTCGACTGGCTCGCCGTGTCGCAGCGCCACCACGTCGAGTCTGCTCCGGCCGACGGGTCGAGCGTCGGCACTCTCGACGGCCTCGTGCTGCTCGACCTGCCCGACTTCGACTCCCGGGTCATCGAGCACCGTGAGGAGGCTGCGCGGGTCCTCGCCCTGGTCGACGTGTTCGTCTGGGTGACCGACCCCCAGAAGTATGCCGATGCGCGCCTGCACGACGATCACCTGCGGGTCCTCGCGACCCATGACGCCGTGACTGTCGTCGTGCTCAACCAGTCCGACCGACTCACCGACGACGAGACGAAACGGGTGCGCGCCGACCTCGCGCGGCTCGCCGAGGTCGACGGCATCGGCGGCGTGCAGGTGCTCGCCACCTCAGCCACGACGGGTGCGGGTATCGCCGACCTCCGGTTGCGGATCGCCGCAGCGGTGGCAGGGCACAACGCCGCCAAGCACCGGCTGGCCGCCGACATCCGCGCCGCCGCCGGCCGGCTGCGCAGCGACGTGGCAGACCAGGAGCCCTCGCTGTCCGATGCCGCCGACACCGAGTTGGTCGAGGCCTTGGGCCGCGCCGCGGGCATCCCGACGGTGGTCGCCGCCGTCGAGCGCGACTATCGCAACCAGGCTTGGGGGCGCACCGGCTGGCCCTTCACCCGGTGGGTCTCGGCACTGCGCCCGGACCCGATGAAGCGGCTGCGGCTGGAGTCCCGCGACGCCGTCGACACCAAGCTGGCCGTCACGGCCTCAGACGTCCGCAGCGTGCTCGGCCGTTCCTCCCTGCCGCCGCCCTCGCCTGCGGCGCGCGCCAGCGTGGAGCTGGCCACCCGGCGGGTCGGCGACGCCGCTGCCGAGGGGCTGCCCCCGCGGTGGGCGGAGGCCGTTGCCGATGCCGCCACGCCACCTGGCCCGGACCTCGCCGACGCCCTCGACCAGGCCATCGTGGGCACCTCGCTGAAGATGCGCCCTCCGTTGTGGTGGCGGGTCTTCGGCCTCTCCCAGCTGCTGCTCGCCGCCGTCGCGGTGCTGGGACTGGTGTGGCTCGTGGTCCTGGTGGTGTTGGGGTGGCTCGCGCTGCCCGAGGTGCAGCCTCCGCGGCTCGGGCCGCTCCCGTACCCGTTGCTCATGTTCGCCGGTGGCCTGCTGCTGGGGCTGGCGCTCGCGTCGCTCAGCCGCAGCCTCGGGCGGGTCGGCGCGCGACGTCGGGGCCAGCACGTGCGTGAGCTCTTGCTGGGCGCCGTCTCGACGGTCGCCGTCGACCGGATCATGGCCCCGGTCCGGGCGGTCCTCGCCCGCCACCGCGACACCCGCGGAGCCCTCGACCGCGCCGCTCACTGAGTCGGCGGGTCATCGCCGGGGTTGTCGCGTCGGCGGTTCACACGCCGACGACCTGGACGGGCTCGTCCACAGGGGCGCTGCGCCCGCGTCGCCGGCGACGCTGAGGTCTTCCACGCTTGCCTGACCCCGGAACCGGGGTCAGGCAGATGAGGGGAGACATCATGAACGAGATCTACACCACGGTGCAGGGACGAGTCGTGGCCACGCCGGAGTCGCGCGTCACCCGCGGAGGCGTGCCGTTCACCGCCTTCCGGCTGGCGTCGACGGTGCGCCGGCCCAACCCGCAGTCGCGGGAGTACGAGGACGGCCCGACGAACTTCTTCAGCGTGACGGCCTTCCGCACACTCGGGGCCAACGTCGGCAACTCCCTGAAGAAGGGCGACCCGGTCGTGGTCTACGGCCGGATGCGCGTCAACCAGTGGATGCGCAGCGACAACATCCCCGCGACCTCGGTCGAGATCGACGCCTACTGCGTCGGCCACGACCTGACCTGGGGGACCACCGAGCTCGTGCGGGTGTCCCGCGCCCAGGTGGACCAGACTGACCGGCTTGCCGACGAGGCGGTCCAGAGCACGCACGCCGGGTTCGAACGAGAGCTCCTGGCCGAGGATGCCGACTCCGACCCCTACGTCCTGCGCGAGGGCAACGCGCCCGGGGCGACCGAGCCGGCGCCGGGGCAGTTCGCCCATCGCGACGACGACGCCCCCGCTGCGGACGAGAAGACGGACCAGCCCCGGCTCACCGCGGTGTGACCGCCGGTGACACGGATTCGGGCATGGGGGCGTCGGCGGATAGCCTTGCCCCCATGCCCGAGTTCATCTACGTCATGTCGAAGGCCCGCAAGGCTCACGGCGACAAGGTCATCCTCGATGACGTCACCCTCTCGTTCCTGCCAGGCGCCAAGATCGGTGTTGTCGGCCCCAACGGCGCGGGCAAGTCCTCGGTGCTCAAGATCATGGCGGGGCTGGACCAGCCCTCCAACGGCGAGGCGCGACTGACCCCGGGGTTCTCGGTCGGCATCCTCATGCAGGAGCCCGAGCTCAACGAGGAGAAGACCGTCCTCGGCAACGTCGAGGAGGGCGCCGGCGAGATCAAGGCCAAGCTCGACCGCTACAACGCCATCTCCGCCGAGATGGCCGAGCCCGATGCCGACTTCGATGCGCTGATGGAAGAGATGGGCA includes these proteins:
- a CDS encoding single-stranded DNA-binding protein, whose protein sequence is MNEIYTTVQGRVVATPESRVTRGGVPFTAFRLASTVRRPNPQSREYEDGPTNFFSVTAFRTLGANVGNSLKKGDPVVVYGRMRVNQWMRSDNIPATSVEIDAYCVGHDLTWGTTELVRVSRAQVDQTDRLADEAVQSTHAGFERELLAEDADSDPYVLREGNAPGATEPAPGQFAHRDDDAPAADEKTDQPRLTAV
- a CDS encoding GTPase → MSPLKMGGAQVKALSAEELKLRSRSLSDALVAGGAQLDRVRVAAAHEVVTKVSERTAKAGDHTVVALAGATGSGKSSLFNALVGAPVALVGARRPTTSRPVAAVWGEQDATELLDWLAVSQRHHVESAPADGSSVGTLDGLVLLDLPDFDSRVIEHREEAARVLALVDVFVWVTDPQKYADARLHDDHLRVLATHDAVTVVVLNQSDRLTDDETKRVRADLARLAEVDGIGGVQVLATSATTGAGIADLRLRIAAAVAGHNAAKHRLAADIRAAAGRLRSDVADQEPSLSDAADTELVEALGRAAGIPTVVAAVERDYRNQAWGRTGWPFTRWVSALRPDPMKRLRLESRDAVDTKLAVTASDVRSVLGRSSLPPPSPAARASVELATRRVGDAAAEGLPPRWAEAVADAATPPGPDLADALDQAIVGTSLKMRPPLWWRVFGLSQLLLAAVAVLGLVWLVVLVVLGWLALPEVQPPRLGPLPYPLLMFAGGLLLGLALASLSRSLGRVGARRRGQHVRELLLGAVSTVAVDRIMAPVRAVLARHRDTRGALDRAAH
- a CDS encoding dynamin family protein is translated as MSSGVDAMSMLGAVTALRDEVEAAALPLDIPEAVAGRVTRAALLNQLDDYVIPRLRSIDAPLLAVVGGSTGAGKSTLVNSIVDAEVSPSGVLRPTTTTPVLVHNPQDRDWFLGDRILPSLSRVTGARSSEDGVLSLRLVESRSLPPGMALLDAPDIDSVVSANRALASQLLAAADLWLFVTTAARYADAVPWDLLRQASEHGTALAIVLDRVPPEAMTDIRSHLAGMLREQGLSTAPIFGIPEARLTPAGRVPDSDIARLRSWLTALASDARARGVIVRQTLEGALASLDARAASLVAASRAQVAAVESLHAVPSEAYAEAMRQVEHGVTDGTLLRGEVLARWQEYVGTGEFFRQVESTISRVRDRLTAAIKGTVPPAGDLGEALQSGVAALVSAQAHGASASVVRSWRQLPGADPVLAAHPGLAKPAPDLESKIERLVRDWQGELLELVRNEGRDRRTTARIAAYGLNGIGVILMLVVFAHTGGLVGAEVGIAGGTAVLAQKVLEAIFGDQAVREMAAKARRRLLEHVHELFAAEQARYDGVLAPLDVKAAQAQRLAESAAAVKAVR